The stretch of DNA CTGTTAAAATAATCATCAGACTGTTCAGGAGAGTTTCTTTTAACCCGCCCGCGGATACGGACCTGGCGCACTAGCTGCGGCCAGTAGAAATTCAGAGCTGCATAAGGGGTACGATTTAATTGCATCGCTTTCGCGCTGTCATAGTTGGTATAAAATAAGAAAGAATCCTGTTCCAGCCCTTTTAGCAGGACCACTCTTGAATCAGGTAATCCGCGTTCATCCGTAGTGGATAACACCATCGCAGTCGGATCACTGATTTCTATCTGTAAAACTTCTTCAAACCAGCGCTGGAAAAGCTCGAAAGGATCTGTTTCCACATGCTCGTCTAATGTCAAATTGCCGTATTCACGGCGAATTTCGGCCAACTTGTCAGGATTCATTTAATTATTCACTTTGAAACAGTTTAAGAATTATAAACTACTTTCTTTAAAATTCTATTGAGCTTTTATATTGAACTTTATAAATAAAAAAGCATTTTAAGGTTTACTTAATGTTCAACATATATTATGTAGGGTATAAATACTGCATAGAGATGAAGCCGTGCTCGATAAGCTAAAAGCCATTTTAGATATATTCTCTAATCCTGTTTTAGAGTTTACTGACAAACAGCTCAAAACCCTCGAGTCTTTTAAAGAAAAGCAAGTGGCGGCGTTTCTTCGAGCCCAGCGAGAGCTCATCTGCAAGACGTTGGCGGAAGGCTATGACTTCCCTGCCGGTGATAATCCTAAAGTTTCCATTCGATTTAATGAGAGTTTAAACACCCATTATTTAGCGAACATGTACACAGTGGGCGTTCCTTTTCCCAAATCGTATTTACCGATTTTGCTTGAGCAGGATACCGATATCAATCAAATGGTAATAGAACCTGGAAAAATTTATTTCTCCATCCAGGATGGCCAGATTGAGTATACTGTAATTGCCCCTCCGGCACAGAAAGTTAGCGCAAGACTCGATCCACTAAACCTGGGAATCACTCTAAGTGATCCTCTGACCATAGAAAATCTGCAAGCGAACTTACCGCTGATTATGCAAGCCACACACCAGGCAGGGCATACTGTTTTAAATTACAGCAGTGAACCCCGGGAAGTGGTACAGATAAAAGATTTGATTAATGCCCTATACCACGGTGAACAGGCTTTTCTCGATTTGGAAAGTTTGAATATCAGAGGGGTATATCACCTTGACATCGTAGACGTGAATAAAAAACCGGTCACCGGCAAAATTTATTTGCGAAACCCTTTAGACAGCTTCTCTATTGCAGCATTTCCTCAGGAAGCTAATCTAAGCGCCAATACGGTTTACCTGAAAGAAGAAGGCGAGGAAGAAAATAAAACCCTTCGTTACTCCTTTATTCATCCGGTAACTAAACAGCAGTTTGATGGCAGCTTTAGCGCTGATGAATTGAAAACCATGCTGGGCGAAGAAGAAACTCCCCAATTTCTGAGTGCATTGCGGGCAGGAGACTTCTCCAGGCTTGAGCTTTTCAAGAAGAAACTGGGCAGCAATTTACTCAAAGCAGGCCAATTACCACTGGTTTACTATGTTACCAACACCCGTAATCAACGATTAATTGTCGATAAAATTTCCCTCGAAGAATTAAGCAAGATTTTCAGTGAGGAAGAAATTAATCGCCTGTGTTTCGCTCTCGAAGAAAATGAAGTTGAAAACTTGCAACTGCTAAAAGATGGCATTGTTTCAATAGCCAAAGAGAGGCAACAGACGGTTGATGCACAGGAGCAACGACAATTAGACATTCAAAAACTGCTCAATAGTAC from Legionella quinlivanii encodes:
- the pdxH gene encoding pyridoxamine 5'-phosphate oxidase translates to MNPDKLAEIRREYGNLTLDEHVETDPFELFQRWFEEVLQIEISDPTAMVLSTTDERGLPDSRVVLLKGLEQDSFLFYTNYDSAKAMQLNRTPYAALNFYWPQLVRQVRIRGRVKRNSPEQSDDYFNSRPLASRISAVVSPQSAEINERMQLEKAFNDLLVKHSQEPIIRPRNWGGYLVLPDEFEFWQGRDNRLHDRLHFRHQEGNWICRRLAP